The Pyrus communis chromosome 9, drPyrComm1.1, whole genome shotgun sequence genome has a segment encoding these proteins:
- the LOC137744627 gene encoding protein LITTLE ZIPPER 4-like — MERLNSKLYLQNCYIMKENERLRKKAQVLNQENQALLSELQQKLSNSTSSKAKANAAAGNTLPDLNLSSSSTPNANGSTN; from the coding sequence ATGGAAAGATTGAACTCAAAGCTGTACTTGCAGAACTGCTACATAATGAAAGAGAATGAGAGGCTGAGGAAGAAGGCACAGGTGCTGAACCAGGAGAATCAAGCCTTGCTTTCTGAGCTTCAGCAGAAGCTGTCCAACAgtacttcttcaaaagcaaaagccaATGCGGCAGCTGGAAATACACTTCCTGACCTCAACCTCAGCTCTTCCTCCACCCCAAATGCTAATGGTTCCACCAACTAA